A genome region from Brassica oleracea var. oleracea cultivar TO1000 chromosome C2, BOL, whole genome shotgun sequence includes the following:
- the LOC106325096 gene encoding glucan endo-1,3-beta-glucosidase 5 gives MGRHDTYFFCLSILLLHNTLTNVDALACNWGTQASHPIPPNIVVKLLRDNGFNKVKLFEADPGALRALGKSGIQVMVGIPNDLLATMASTVTAAELWVQQNVSQYISKYGTDIRHVAVGNEPFLKTYKDRFVHSTYPALQNVQAALVKAGLGRKVKVTVPLNADVYESGDGLPSSGDFRSDIKTLMVSIVRFLADSVSPITFNIYPFLSLNADPNFPREYAFFPGGGGGGAKPVVDGSISYTNVFDANFDTLVSALEKNGFDANKVEIIVGEVGWPTDGDVNATPAMAQRFNQGLLNRIVKGQGTPRRKTAPEVYIFSLVDEDVKSVDPGKFERHWGIFSYDGAVKYPLSLGNGRQLVPAKGVRYQAREWCVLSPQAAAGNNGGAWTSSADYACQLADCTSLGPGSSCAALDPAANASYAFNMYFQKMDHRRGSCVFDNLGFVTKVDPSRGSCRFPIEIDTSRHETLRPPPRSSGAMEMKWRTVAAAAMVAGWAVFN, from the exons ATGGGTCGTCATGATACATACTTCTTCTGCCTATCCATATTGTTACTTCACAACACATTGACGAATGTCGACGCCTTGGCATGTAACTGGGGAACACAAGCGAGCCATCCTATTCCACCAAACATTGTAGTAAAGCTCCTCAGGGACAACGGGTTCAACAAGGTTAAACTATTTGAAGCTGACCCTGGTGCACTTAGAGCCCTTGGTAAATCCGGTATTCAAGTCATGGTTGGTATCCCCAACGATCTCTTGGCTACTATGGCGTCCACCGTTACCGCCGCCGAGCTTTGGGTTCAACAAAATGTCTCTCAGTACATCTCTAAATATGGTACCGACATAAG ACATGTAGCCGTGGGGAACGAGCCATTCTTAAAGACATACAAGGACAGGTTCGTCCACTCAACATACCCTGCGCTACAGAACGTTCAAGCAGCTCTAGTGAAAGCTGGTCTTGGTCGGAAAGTCAAAGTCACGGTGCCTCTTAACGCCGACGTCTACGAATCCGGCGACGGTCTCCCTTCCTCCGGCGACTTCCGTTCCGACATCAAAACACTAATGGTCTCCATCGTCCGGTTCCTTGCTGACTCCGTCTCGCCCATTACTTTCAACATCTACCCTTTCCTCTCTCTAAACGCCGACCCAAACTTCCCCCGCGAGTACGCCTTCTTCCCCGGCGGCGGCGGCGGAGGAGCTAAACCGGTCGTCGACGGATCAATCTCTTACACGAACGTCTTCGACGCGAACTTCGACACTCTTGTCTCGGCGCTGGAGAAAAACGGCTTCGACGCGAACAAGGTGGAGATCATCGTTGGAGAGGTCGGGTGGCCCACCGACGGCGATGTAAACGCGACTCCGGCGATGGCTCAGAGATTCAACCAGGGCCTGCTCAACCGCATCGTGAAAGGACAGGGAACGCCTCGCCGGAAAACGGCGCCGGAAGTTTACATATTCTCTCTAGTCGACGAGGACGTCAAGAGCGTCGATCCGGGGAAGTTCGAGCGTCACTGGGGAATATTCTCTTACGACGGCGCCGTTAAGTACCCTCTCAGCCTCGGTAACGGACGTCAGTTAGTTCCCGCGAAGGGCGTTCGTTACCAGGCACGTGAGTGGTGCGTGCTCTCTCCTCAGGCGGCTGCGGGGAACAACGGTGGGGCGTGGACTTCGTCTGCTGATTACGCTTGCCAGCTGGCGGATTGCACTTCTCTTGGGCCAGGCTCATCTTGCGCGGCCTTGGATCCAGCCGCGAATGCGTCTTACGCGTTTAATATGTATTTTCAGAAGATGGATCATCGACGTGGCTCTTGCGTGTTCGACAATCTAGGGTTTGTTACTAAGGTTGATCCGTCGCGTGGTTCGTGTAGGTTTCCTATTGAGATTGATACGAGTAGGCACGAGACTTTGCGTCCGCCGCCGAGGAGTTCTGGTGCGATGGAGATGAAGTGGAGGACGGTGGCGGCGGCAGCGATGGTGGCGGGATGGGCGGTGTTTAATTGA
- the LOC106325263 gene encoding E3 ubiquitin-protein ligase RHA1B yields the protein MSFFIQDSGLIVTQLLYQMAVFITLLRWIFAWVLRYRSKSRTSSAPPVSSQAIKESLSVTTFRDTLERSPELISDTCAVCLGDLEDGDEVRELRNCSHVFHRECIDRWLDYECCGGDGNEGEEDNHRTCPLCRTPLLAADTSSCGDWPVKTEPSWAVERLLYLFGDDLLV from the coding sequence ATGAGCTTCTTCATCCAAGACTCTGGTCTCATCGTCACTCAACTTCTCTACCAAATGGCTGTTTTCATCACCCTCTTGAGATGGATCTTTGCTTGGGTCTTACGTTACCGATCCAAATCAAGAACCTCCTCTGCTCCTCCCGTTTCTTCACAGGCCATCAAAGAGAGCCTCTCCGTGACAACGTTCCGTGACACGTTGGAGCGATCTCCGGAACTGATCAGCGACACGTGTGCGGTTTGTCTTGGCGATCTTGAAGACGGAGATGAGGTTAGAGAGCTAAGAAACTGTAGCCACGTGTTCCACCGCGAGTGTATCGACAGGTGGCTGGACTACGAGTGCTGCGGCGGAGATGGTAACGAGGGAGAGGAAGATAACCACCGCACGTGTCCTCTCTGTAGGACTCCACTTCTTGCTGCTGATACGTCGTCGTGTGGGGATTGGCCGGTCAAGACAGAACCTAGCTGGGCCGTTGAGCGGCTTCTCTACCTCTTTGGAGACGATCTTCTCGTTTGA
- the LOC106327025 gene encoding T-complex protein 1 subunit beta gives MPIDKIFKDDASEEKGERARMASFIGAMAVADLVKSTLGPKGMDKILQSTGRGHSVTVTNDGATILKSLHIDNPAAKVLVDISKVQDDEVGDGTTSVVVLAGELLREAEKLVTSKIHPMTIIAGYRMAAECARDALLKRVMDNKENAEKFRSDLMKIAMTTLCSKILSQDKEHFAEMAVDAIFRLKGSTNLESIQIIKKPGGSLRDSFLDEGFILDKKIGVGQPKRIENAEILVANTAMDTDKVKIYGARVRVDSMTKVAEIEGAEKEKMKDKVNKILAHGINCFVNRQLIYNFPEELFADAGVLAIEHADFEGIERLGLVTGGEIASTFDNPESVKLGHCKLIEEIMIGEDKLIHFSGVAMGQACSIVLRGASHHVLDEAERSLHDALCVLSQTVNDSRVLLGGGWPEMVMAKEVDELARKTAGKKSHAIEAFSRALVAIPTTIADNAGLDSAELVAQLRAEHHNEGCNAGIDVISGAVGDMEERGIYEAFKVKQAVLLSATEAAEMILRVDEIITCAPRRREDRM, from the exons ATGCCG ATCGATAAGATCTTCAAAGATGATGCTAGTGAAGAGAAAGGCGAACGCGCGAGGATG GCATCGTTTATCGGTGCGATGGCTGTTGCTGATCTCGTCAAGTCTACCTTAGGGCCAAAGGGAATG GATAAGATCTTGCAATCTACTGGTAGAGGTCATTCCGTCACTGTGACTAACGATGGTGCTACTATTCTCAAGTCACTCCACATTGACAACCCAGCTGCTAAAGTTCTTGTTGATATCTCGAAAGTTCAAGATGATGAGGTTGGTGATGGGACTACTTCTGTTGTTGTCTTGGCTGGGGAGCTTCTCAGGGAGGCTGAGAAGCTTGTTACTTCAAAGATCCACCCCATGACGATTATAGCAG GTTACAGAATGGCTGCAGAATGTGCTCGTGATGCTTTACTGAAAAGAGTAATGGATAACAAGGAGAATGCAG AGAAGTTTAGGTCGGATTTGATGAAGATTGCGATGACTACTTTATGCTCCAAAATCCTCTCGCAAGATAAGGAACACTTTGCGGAAATGGCCGTGGATGCTATTTTCAGGCTAAAG GGAAGCACAAACTTGGAATCTATTCAGATCATCAAAAAACCTGGAGGGTCTCTGAGGGATTCATTTTTGGATGAAGG ATTTATTCTTGACAAGAAGATCGGAGTTGGGCAGCCAAAGCGCATAGAGAACGCAGAGATCTTGGTAGCAAACACTGCAATGGACACTGATAAAGTCAAAATTTACGGTGCCCGTGTCCGTGTGGATTCTATGACCAAGGTTGCTGAGATCGAAGGCGCTGAAAAGGAAAAGATGAAAGACAAGGTTAACAAGATCCTTGCCCACGGCATCAACTGCTTTGTCAACAGGCAGTTGATCTACAATTTCCCCGAGGAACTCTTCGCAGATGCTGGTGTGCTTGCTATTGAGCATGCCGACTTTGAGGGAATAGAGCGTCTTGGATTGGTTACAGGCGGTGAGATCGCTTCAACCTTTGACAACCCAGAGTCTGTTAAGCTTGGGCATTGCAAGCTCATCGAGGAAATAATGATTGGTGAAGACAAGTTGATCCATTTCTCTGGTGTTGCGATGGGCCAGGCTTGTTCAATCGTCCTAAGGGGTGCTAG TCACCATGTTCTAGACGAGGCTGAAAGATCTCTTCATGATGCCTTGTGTGTACTCTCCCAGACAGTGAATGACAGTAGGGTGTTGCTCGGAGGTGGATGGCCAGAGATGGTGATGGCAAAGGAAGTAGATGAGCTTGCGAGGAAAACCGCTGGCAAAAAATCACATGCCATTGAAGCTTTCTCACGGGCTCTTGTAGCTATACCGACAACAATCGCTGACAATGCTGGTCTAGATAGTGCTGAATTGGTCGCTCAGCTTCGTGCGGAGCACCACAACGAAGGGTGTAACGCCGGGATCGATGTCATCTCTGGAGCT GTAGGAGACATGGAAGAGAGAGGAATCTATGAAGCATTCAAAGTGAAGCAAGCGGTTCTGCTTTCTGCAACAGAAGCAGCTGAGATGATACTGCGAGTGGATGAGATCATTACTTGTGCTCCTAGGAGGAGAGAAGACAGGATGTGA
- the LOC106327027 gene encoding protein TIFY 3B, translating into MVEVEDEPRASVEGGCGNILGCGVVDGDGGEENHVVEIAGDATVNGTIDGSVAGEGGFSAEKPIHEARSTDAPSSDVPDPSTILPNQLTIFFGGKVCVFDGIPAEKIQEIIRIAAATAKSIETKNSTSVKPVLSPALNRAPSFSSTSTGASPAAPSLPVNPIPFCRSAADLPIARRHSLQRFLEKRRDRLVNKNPYPASDMKKTDVPTDIASIKEESPIA; encoded by the exons ATGGTTGAGGTGGAAGATGAGCCTCGTGCTTCCGTCGAAGGTGGTTGCGGAAATATCTTGGGATGTGGTGTTGTCGACGGTGACGGCGGCGAGGAGAATCACGTGGTTGAGATCGCCGGTGATGCCACCGTGAATGGTACCATCGACGGATCTGTTGCTGGAGAAGGTGGATTTTCAGCTGAGAAACCGATTCACGAAGCTAG GTCTACGGACGCTCCTTCCTCTGATGTGCCAGATCCTTCAACCATCCTTCCAAATCAACTTACTATCTTCTTTGGTGGGAAAGTTTGTGTCTTCGATGGAATCCCGGCAGAAAAG ATTCAAGAAATCATCCGTATTGCTGCTGCCACTGCTAAATCCATCGAGACAAAGAACTCTACAAGCGTGAAACCTGTCCTTTCTCCAGCACTGAACAGAGCTCCTTCTTTCTCTAGCACGTCTACTGGTGCTTCACCAGCTGCACCGTCATTGCCCGTTAACCCAATTCCGTTTTGCAGATCTGCGGCTG ATCTACCAATTGCAAGGAGGCATTCGCTTCAACGATTCCTTGAGAAGAGAAGGGACAG GTTGGTCAACAAAAACCCTTACCCTGCTTCAGACATGAAGAAGACAGATGTCCCAACAGACATTGCCTCTATTAAGGAGGAGTCTCCTATTGCTTAG
- the LOC106327026 gene encoding eukaryotic translation initiation factor 2 subunit beta: MADENNEMKEVKDEQELAPFDPTKKKKKKKVVIQDPIEEPTEAQAETSDSLSANDGLDGPSFGTKKKKKKKPVESSLLNEESVDAPEDLEENANDEEDAEGIDLQQQQQRYPWEGSDRDYIYDELLGRVFNILRENNPELAGDRRRTVMRPPQVLREGTKKTVFVNFMDLCKTMHRQPDHVMNFLLAELGTSGSLDGQQRLVVKGRFAPKNFEGILRRYVTEYVICLGCKSPDTILSKENRLFFLRCEKCGSGRSVAQIKAGFVARVGRRKT; this comes from the exons ATGGCTGACGAAAACAATGAGATGAAGGAGGTCAAGGACGAGCAAGAA CTCGCACCCTTTGATCCAACCAAGAAGAAGAAGAAGAAGAAAGTTGTCATTCAAGATCCCATCGAGGAACCAACTGAGGCACAAGCGGAGACATCTGATTCATTGTCTG CTAATGATGGCCTTGATGGCCCTTCTTTTGGAACCAAGAAGAAAAAGAAGAAGAAGCCT GTTGAATCAAGCTTATTGAATGAAGAAAGTGTTGATGCTCCAGAAGATTTGGAAG AGAATGCTAATGACGAGGAAGATGCAGAGGGAATAGATTTGCAGCAGCAGCAGCAACGTTACCCCTGGGAGGGAAGCGACAGGGATTACATATATGATGAG CTTCTTGGTAGAGTCTTTAACATTCTCCGTGAGAACAATCCGGAGCTTGCTGGAGATAGGCGTCGTACAGTTATGAGGCCTCCTCAAGTTCTTCGTGAAGGGACAAAGAAGACAGTGTTTGTCAACTTTATGGACCTTTGCAAGAC GATGCATCGTCAGCCGGATCACGTGATGAATTTCTTGCTTGCTGAGCTGGGAACCAGTGGTTCTCTTGATGGGCAGCAAAGATTGGTTGTCAAGGGAAGATTTGCACCCAAGAATTTTGAAGGGATATTGCGTCGTTATGTCA CTGAGTACGTCATTTGCCTTGGTTGCAAGAGTCCGGACACAATTCTCTCAAAAGAGAATCGTCTCTTCTTTCTCAGATGCGAAAAG TGTGGATCTGGAAGATCTGTGGCGCAGATCAAAGCTGGTTTTGTTGCTCGTGTTGGTCGCAGGAAGACTTGA
- the LOC106326909 gene encoding serine/threonine-protein kinase TOUSLED yields the protein MSEDMVMHFSSNSSNQSDHSLPDKIAKLEARLTGKTASSAKPQPQQQQQLSVWSSASAPAKVAAGSSDVSISDSDDENTGDFLIRANTKKRQKVQDFNNNNSTLVDHAEPQEAAYDGRKNDAETKTGVDVSKKKQGRGRGSSTGRGRGSKTNNDVTKSQLSAAKCQLDVSDQKDFKADGQIRNGECSVQDEDVLSLRAKITLLEDELCKSRQDSSEYQNLVRKLENEAKELKDQEQQGKLKTTKVISDLLISVSKSERQEARTKVKHDSLRLGSVGVLRTGTIIAETWEDGQMLKDLNAQLKQLLETKEVIERQRKFLKKRQNGDKSDGTDSESGAQEEDVIPDEIYKSRLASIKREEEVVLRERERYELEKGQLMKEMKRIRDEDGSRFNNFPVLNSRYALLNLLGKGGFSEVYKAYDLVNHRYVACKLHGLNAQWSEEKKQSYIRHAMREYDIHKDLVHHHIVRLWDKFRIDLDTFCTVLEYCSGKDLDAVLKATPNLPEKEARIIIVQIVQGLVYLNKRSQKIIHYDLKPGNVLFDEFGVAKVTDFGLSKIVEDNAGTQGMELTSQGAGTYWYLPPECFELSRTPMISSKVDVWSVGVLFYQMLFRKRPFGHDQSQERILREDTIIKAKKVEFPAKPSISNEAKDLIRRCLTYNQGDRPDVLTLALDPYLSYTKK from the exons ATGTCGGAGGACATGGTGATGCATTTCTCCTCCAATTCCTCCAATCAGTCCGATCACTCCCTGCCCGACAAAATCGCGAAGCTCGAGGCTCGCTTGACCGGCAAAACCGCCTCCTCCGCCAAGCCGCAGCCTCAGCAGCAGCAGCAGCTCTCCGTCTGGTCATCTGCTTCCGCCCCTGCCAAAGTCGCGGCGGGTTCGTCGGATGTCTCTATCAGTGATTCCGACGACGAG AACACAGGAGATTTCCTGATCCGAGCAAATACCAAGAAGCGCCAGAAAGTTCAAGACTTTAACAACAACAACTCCACTCTTGTTGATCATGCTGAG CCGCAAGAGGCAGCATATGATGGAAGGAAAAACGACGCTGAGACCAAGACAGGCGTCGATGTGAGTAAGAAGAAGCAAGGTCGAGGTCGAGGTTCATCAACAGGCAGAGGGCGTGGTTCTAAAACTAACAATGATGTGACCAAATCTCAGTTATCTGCTGCAAAGTGTCAACTGGATGTCTCTGATCAAAAG GATTTTAAGGCTGATGGGCAAATCAGGAATGGTGAATGCTCTGTTCAGGAT GAGGATGTGTTATCTTTACGAGCAAAAATCACCTTGCTGGAGGATGAGTTATGCAAATCTCGACAAGATTCTTCTGAGTATCAGAATCTTGTACGCAAGCTTGAGAAT GAGGCAAAAGAGTTAAAAGATCAGGAACAACAAGGGAAGCTAAAG ACAACTAAAGTAATATCTGACCTTCTCATATCTGTTTCCAAATCTGAGAGACAAGAAGCAAGAACAAAAGTCAAACATGATTCTTTGCGATTAGGCAGCGTTGGCGTACTCAG GACGGGAACCATCATAGCTGAGACATGGGAGGACGGACAAATGTTGAAAGATCTGAATGCACAACTT AAACAATTGCTGGAAACCAAGGAGGTTATCGAGAGACAGAGAAAGTTCCTTAAGAAAAGACAGAATGGTG ATAAGAGTGACGGAACTGATTCAGAATCAGGAGCACAGGAGGAAGACGTAATCCCCGATGAGATTTACAAGTCTCGCCTCGCTAGTATTAAGCGG GAGGAGGAAGTAGTTTTGCGTGAGAGAGAGAGGTATGAACTGGAGAAGGGTCAACTTATGAAGGAGATGAAGCGCATACGAGATGAAGATGGTTCTCGCTTCAATAATTTCCCAGTTTTGAATTCCCGATATGCTCTTCTAAACCTTCTTGGTAAAGGCGGATTTAGTGAAGTCTATAAG GCATATGATTTGGTGAATCATAGATATGTTGCGTGCAAGCTTCATGGTTTAAATGCTCAGTGGAGCGAAGAAAAGAAGCAAAGTTACATCCGACATGCCATGAGGGAATATGATATCCACAAAGATCTTGTGCATCACCACATTGTCCGGCTTTGGGATAAATTTAGAATTGACCTGGATACATTCTGCACAGTTCTGGAATATTGTAGTG GAAAAGACCTTGATGCGGTTTTAAAGGCAACGCCTAATCTTCCTGAGAAAGAAGCAAGGATTATCATTGTACAAATAGTTCAAGGCCTTGTATATCTGAACAAGAGATCACAGAAGATAATCCACTATGATCTGAAGCCTGGGAATGTTCTGTTCGATGAGTTTGGAGTAGCAAAAGTTACTGATTTTGGTCTTAGCAAGATAGTGGAAGACAATGCTGGTACTCAAGGGATGGAGCTTACTTCGCAGGGTGCTGGAACATACTG GTACTTGCCTCCAGAATGTTTTGAGCTTAGCAGAACTCCTATGATCTCTTCAAAG GTTGATGTATGGTCGGTTGGTGTTCTGTTTTACCAAATGCTGTTTAGAAAGCGACCCTTTGGACATGACCAAAGCCAAGAACGGATTCTAAGAGAAGACACAATCATTAAAGCCAAAAAGGTTGAGTTCCCAGCAAAACCTTCCATCTCGAATGAAGCAAAG GATTTGATTCGAAGGTGTCTAACATATAACCAAGGAGATAGGCCAGATGTTCTAACACTGGCACTGGATCCATATCTTTCCTACACTAAGAAATGA
- the LOC106326912 gene encoding uncharacterized protein LOC106326912, whose amino-acid sequence MTPKVYLSTHTTNQKLTLASSMALSFASLTNFSKMQSGVWYSGSITPRVTVRCCETAKEPPQKSKLQVGSPIIIVEAPKVIKTAASMPCLRANAGLVKPGDVGRIVSRKPKDLWAVRLSIGTYLLDGKYFKALELEE is encoded by the exons ATGACTCCAAAAGTCTACTTATCCACTCATACTACAAACCAGAAGCTCACACTTGCTTCTTCCATGGCTTTATCCTTTGCTTCTTTAACTAACTTCTCCAAGATGCAGTCAGGGGTATGGTACAGTGGATCTATCACGCCACGAGTCACTGTCAGATGCTGTGAGACCGCCAAAGAACCTCCACAAAAATCAAAGCTTCAAGTGGGATCACCAATAATCATCGTGGAAGCCCCCAAAGTTATAAAAACAGCTGCTTCAATGCCTTGTCTTAGAGCTAACGCTGGCTTGGTCAAGCCTGGCGATGTTGGAAG AATAGTGTCGAGAAAACCTAAGGACTTGTGGGCAGTTCGACTTTCCATTGGAACGTATCTTTTAGATGGTAAATATTTCAAAGCTTTAGAGCTTGAAGAGTGA
- the LOC106326911 gene encoding beta-glucosidase BoGH3B-like, giving the protein MGTLSKALCLLLLYCVSASAAATGGYLKYKDPKQPLGARIRDLMNRMTLQEKIGQMVQIERTVATPQVMKKYFIGSVLSGGGSVPSPKATPATWVNMVNEIQKASLSTRLGIPMIYGIDAVHGHNNVYGATIFPHNVGLGVTRDPNLLKRIGAATALEVRATGIPYAFAPCIAVCRDPRWGRCYESYSEDYRIVQQMTEIIPGLQGDLPTKRRGVPFVGGKSKVAACAKHFVGDGGTVRGIDENNTVTDKNGLFGIHMPGYYNAVNKGVATVMVSYSALNGLRMHANKELVTGFLKNKLKFRGFVISDWQGIDRITNPPHLNYSSSLYAGISAGIDMIMVPYNYTEFIDEINSQIKKKLIPMSRIDDAVKRILRVKFTMGLFEEPLADLSFANQLGSKEHRELAREAVRKSLVLLKNGKKKGDKPVLPLPKKTGKILVAGTHADNLGNQCGGWTITWQGLNGNDLTVGTTILTAVKNTVAPTTQVVYNANPDANFVKSGKFDYAIVVVGEPPYAEMFGDSTNLTISEPGPSTIGNVCGSVKCVVVVVSGRPVVMQPYVSKIDALVAAWLPGTEGQGVADALFGDYGFTGKLARTWFKSVKQLPMNVGDKYYDPLYPFGYGLTTKPNKL; this is encoded by the exons ATGGGGACTTTGAGTAAGGCTCTATGTCTTCTGCTTCTCTACTGTGTCTCGGCCTCTGCTGCTGCTACTGGAGGTTATCTCAAGTACAAGGACCCAAAGCAGCCATTAGGTGCAAGAATCAGGGACCTCATGAACCGCATGACTCTCCAAGAGAAGATTGGTCAGATGGTTCAGATCGAACGCACCGTCGCCACACCTCAAGTCATGAAGAAGTACTTCATCG GGAGTGTGTTGAGCGGTGGAGGAAGTGTGCCTTCTCCAAAGGCCACGCCTGCAACTTGGGTCAACATGGTCAATGAGATTCAAAAGGCTTCTCTTTCGACACGCCTTGGGATCCCTATGATCTATGGGATTGATGCTGTTCACGGTCACAACAACGTCTATGGCGCTACCATTTTCCCTCACAATGTAGGCCTTGGAGTCACCAG AGATCCTAACCTTCTTAAGAGGATTGGGGCAGCAACGGCTCTTGAAGTTAGAGCTACTGGAATCCCATATGCCTTTGCTCCCTGCATTGCA GTTTGTAGGGATCCGAGATGGGGAAGATGCTACGAGAGCTATAGTGAGGATTACAGAATCGTTCAGCAGATGACTGAGATTATACCCGGGTTGCAAGGTGACCTTCCTACCAAGCGAAGAGGTGTTCCCTTTGTCGGTGGCAA ATCAAAGGTCGCTGCATGTGCTAAGCATTTTGTGGGAGATGGAGGTACAGTGAGAGGGATAGATGAGAACAACACGGTGACTGACAAGAACGGGCTGTTCGGAATCCACATGCCTGGATATTACAACGCTGTAAACAAGGGTGTTGCAACGGTTATGGTGTCTTACTCTGCCTTGAACGGTTTGAGAATGCATGCTAACAAGGAACTAGTCACTGGTTTCCTCAAGAACAAGTTGAAGTTCAGA GGTTTTGTCATCTCTGATTGGCAGGGGATTGATAGGATCACGAATCCACCACATCTTAACTATTCATCCTCTCTTTACGCGGGAATCAGCGCTGGAATTGACATG ATTATGGTGCCATACAACTACACAGAGTTCATAGATGAAATCAACAGTCAGATAAAGAAGAAGCTGATCCCAATGAGCAGGATTGATGATGCCGTGAAGAGAATCTTAAGGGTTAAATTCACAATGGGACTCTTTGAGGAGCCACTGGCTGATCTCAGCTTTGCCAACCAGCTTGGTAGCAAG GAACATAGGGAGCTAGCTCGTGAAGCCGTGAGGAAGTCTCTAGTGCTGCTGAAGAACGGCAAGAAGAAGGGAGATAAACCAGTGCTTCCTCTGCCTAAGAAGACAGGAAAGATCCTTGTGGCTGGAACACACGCTGATAACTTGGGAAACCAATGCGGTGGCTGGACCATCACGTGGCAAGGACTTAACGGCAACGACCTCACCGTCG GAACAACGATCCTCACCGCTGTGAAGAACACAGTGGCTCCAACCACACAAGTCGTCTACAACGCAAACCCCGACGCAAACTTCGTGAAGTCTGGTAAATTTGACTACGCTATCGTGGTTGTCGGCGAGCCGCCGTATGCTGAGATGTTTGGTGACAGTACGAACCTAACCATAAGTGAACCGGGTCCGAGCACGATAGGGAACGTGTGTGGATCGGTGAAGTGTGTGGTGGTTGTGGTCTCTGGCCGTCCTGTGGTGATGCAGCCTTATGTCTCGAAGATTGATGCTCTTGTGGCAGCTTGGCTTCCGGGAACGGAAGGTCAAGGAGTGGCTGATGCTTTGTTTGGTGATTATGGGTTTACTGGAAAGTTGGCCAGGACTTGGTTTAAGTCGGTTAAGCAGCTGCCGATGAACGTTGGCGATAAGTATTACGACCCGTTGTACCCGTTTGGTTACGGGTTGACCACAAAACCGAACAAGTTGTAG